A region from the Simiduia sp. 21SJ11W-1 genome encodes:
- a CDS encoding ABC transporter permease: MQLAAQWVSFSTIVRKEIRRFMRIWVQTLLPPAITMALYFVIFGALIGERIGEMGGFSYMEFVVPGLIMMSVLTNSYSNVVSSFYSAKFQHSIEELLVSPTPNYVILAGYIVGGVCRGLGVGLIVTLLSQFFTDLQIHSVAITVSIVVLTSVLFSLMGLINAVFANSFDDISIIPTFVLTPLTYLGGVFYSIDLLPEFWQGVSQLNPILYVVNTFRYGILGVSDVDVVTAFIGVMAFIVVLFAASLWLLNNGKRLRS, from the coding sequence ATGCAATTAGCTGCACAGTGGGTGTCATTTAGCACGATTGTTCGCAAAGAAATTCGCCGGTTTATGCGTATCTGGGTGCAAACGCTTTTGCCGCCGGCTATTACCATGGCCTTGTATTTTGTTATTTTTGGCGCGCTTATTGGCGAGCGAATCGGCGAGATGGGCGGCTTCAGTTACATGGAGTTTGTGGTGCCGGGCCTGATTATGATGTCGGTGCTTACCAACTCTTATTCCAATGTGGTGTCTTCTTTTTACAGTGCGAAATTTCAACACAGTATTGAAGAGCTGTTGGTGTCGCCAACACCGAACTATGTAATTCTGGCAGGCTATATTGTTGGCGGTGTGTGCCGGGGCCTGGGCGTTGGGTTGATTGTCACGCTGCTGTCGCAGTTTTTTACCGACCTGCAGATTCACAGTGTGGCAATTACTGTATCCATTGTGGTGCTAACCAGCGTGCTGTTTAGTTTAATGGGTTTGATCAATGCGGTATTTGCCAACAGCTTTGATGATATTTCCATTATTCCCACTTTCGTGTTGACCCCACTGACCTATTTGGGCGGTGTGTTTTACTCTATAGATTTATTGCCTGAATTTTGGCAAGGCGTCTCGCAGCTCAACCCCATTTTGTATGTGGTAAATACTTTCCGCTACGGCATTTTAGGGGTGAGTGATGTAGATGTAGTCACCGCTTTCATTGGGGTTATGGCATTTATTGTGGTGCTGTTTGCCGCGAGCCTGTGGTTATTGAATAACGGCAAACGTTTGCGCTCGTAA
- a CDS encoding ABC transporter ATP-binding protein, with amino-acid sequence MSALTISNLEKTYSGGFQALKGISLAVEPGDFFALLGPNGAGKSTTIGILCSLVRKTGGTVKIFGIDIDEDFSAAKREIGVVPQEFNFNQFENVIDIVVNQAGYYGLNRALAYKRAEKYLTQLGLWDKRNQPSRNLSGGMKRRLMIARALVHEPRLLILDEPTAGVDIELRRSMWDFLKEINAAGTTIILTTHYLEEAESLCRNIAIINHGEIIQKSSVKALLKQLNKEVFIIDTQAAISEPPAIDGYLVRKLDEHSLEVEVERGQSLNDVFKALELENIEVVSMRNKANRLEEMFVSLIKQQEA; translated from the coding sequence ATGAGTGCATTAACTATTTCAAACCTGGAGAAAACCTACAGCGGTGGCTTCCAAGCCTTGAAGGGCATCAGTTTAGCCGTAGAGCCCGGGGATTTCTTTGCTTTGCTGGGCCCCAACGGTGCGGGTAAATCTACCACCATTGGTATTTTATGCTCGTTGGTGCGAAAAACCGGCGGAACCGTTAAAATTTTTGGTATTGATATTGATGAGGATTTTTCTGCGGCCAAGCGTGAGATAGGTGTGGTGCCGCAGGAGTTCAACTTCAATCAATTTGAGAATGTGATCGATATTGTTGTCAATCAAGCTGGTTACTATGGGCTCAATCGGGCTTTGGCCTACAAGCGTGCAGAAAAATACCTCACCCAGTTGGGGCTTTGGGATAAGCGCAACCAGCCATCGCGCAACCTCTCTGGCGGAATGAAGCGCCGCTTGATGATTGCACGCGCACTGGTGCATGAGCCGCGGCTGCTGATATTGGATGAGCCAACCGCAGGGGTTGATATCGAGTTGCGCCGTTCAATGTGGGATTTCCTGAAAGAAATCAATGCAGCCGGCACCACAATTATTCTCACAACCCATTATCTGGAAGAGGCCGAAAGCCTGTGCCGGAATATTGCCATAATCAATCACGGCGAAATTATTCAAAAAAGCAGCGTAAAGGCATTGCTCAAGCAGCTTAATAAAGAGGTGTTTATTATTGATACCCAGGCCGCTATTTCTGAGCCGCCTGCTATAGATGGCTACTTGGTGCGTAAGCTCGATGAGCACTCCCTGGAGGTTGAGGTAGAGCGTGGGCAATCTTTAAATGACGTATTTAAGGCGTTGGAGCTTGAAAATATTGAAGTGGTGAGCATGCGCAATAAGGCCAATCGGCTGGAAGAGATGTTTGTTTCACTGATTAAGCAGCAGGAGGCCTGA
- a CDS encoding adenylate/guanylate cyclase domain-containing protein encodes MTSSDSTPLFQYYFRALICFAAAGTLAADIEWNNINVVQPIFIVVLLSYTYIAFYLTKRIGGDQLLTLSKILAWTDAGLIGASLSLIDFSILPCIMFLTMIQFNALLNGGLRKWGEDNAAFLVGILASFIIYEPRWVLSGRLEISAASLIGVITYFCAYALFTHARMNKLSLETKRLEQEQQLHKMRTYKLSRYLPPPVWKAINEGRDKSLQTERKRLTVFFSDIKDFSELAEEMEAEALTELLNTYLTEMTKIVHQYGGTIDKFMGDGIMVLFGDSNSKGVKHDALRCLSMSLAMRKRMKALQQHWHHQGIKRPLQIRMGINTGYCTVGTFGTSNHLDYTALGAHVNLASRLESAAEPGEILVSHETWGLVKDTIMCRDKGNVTVKGFSHPIKVYQVVDLRKNLGANQTYFEKNFDGFTMYLDIEKIRNYDKEQVLQTLAEISEKLRDKIIP; translated from the coding sequence ATGACCAGCTCAGACTCCACACCACTCTTTCAGTATTACTTTCGCGCACTGATTTGCTTTGCCGCCGCAGGCACACTGGCAGCCGACATTGAATGGAACAACATCAATGTAGTGCAGCCAATCTTTATTGTTGTACTGCTGAGCTACACCTACATTGCCTTTTACCTCACCAAACGCATTGGCGGCGACCAACTACTCACCCTAAGTAAAATACTGGCCTGGACAGACGCAGGCCTGATAGGCGCATCACTAAGCCTCATTGACTTCAGTATTTTGCCGTGCATCATGTTTTTAACCATGATCCAGTTCAATGCGCTGCTTAATGGCGGGCTGCGCAAGTGGGGGGAAGACAACGCAGCGTTTTTAGTGGGCATTCTTGCAAGCTTTATTATTTATGAACCCCGGTGGGTACTTTCTGGCCGCCTTGAAATCAGCGCGGCAAGCCTGATTGGCGTTATTACCTACTTTTGCGCTTATGCACTCTTTACCCACGCGCGCATGAACAAACTAAGTCTTGAAACCAAGCGCCTGGAACAAGAGCAGCAACTGCACAAAATGCGCACCTATAAGCTTTCCCGCTACCTGCCGCCACCGGTGTGGAAGGCCATCAACGAAGGGCGCGACAAATCCCTGCAAACCGAGCGCAAACGCTTAACCGTATTTTTCTCGGATATTAAAGATTTCAGCGAGCTGGCTGAAGAGATGGAAGCAGAGGCACTCACCGAGCTGCTGAACACCTACCTCACCGAAATGACAAAAATCGTGCACCAGTACGGCGGCACCATCGATAAATTTATGGGTGACGGCATCATGGTGCTGTTTGGCGACAGCAATTCCAAAGGGGTAAAGCACGACGCCCTGCGCTGCCTGTCCATGAGCCTGGCCATGCGCAAACGCATGAAAGCCCTGCAGCAACACTGGCATCACCAAGGCATTAAACGGCCACTGCAAATCCGCATGGGTATCAACACGGGCTACTGCACTGTAGGCACCTTTGGTACCTCTAACCACCTTGACTATACGGCCCTTGGCGCTCACGTAAACCTTGCCAGCCGCTTGGAATCTGCCGCAGAACCGGGTGAAATTTTGGTATCCCATGAAACCTGGGGGCTGGTGAAAGACACCATTATGTGCCGCGACAAAGGCAACGTCACGGTGAAAGGCTTCAGCCACCCCATCAAGGTGTATCAGGTAGTCGATTTACGTAAAAATCTGGGCGCCAATCAAACCTATTTCGAGAAAAACTTCGACGGCTTCACCATGTACCTGGATATCGAAAAAATCCGCAATTACGACAAAGAACAGGTACTGCAAACACTGGCTGAAATATCCGAAAAGCTGCGCGATAAAATCATTCCTTAA
- a CDS encoding nitroreductase family protein, with protein sequence MMDAITALTTRVSEARLTEPAPTEAQLTLIRQAALRAADHGNLRPWRFLEVTGDGLNRLGALYVAASQQVEAVSEPQAKRLQGLPMRAPMVIVAIARLTEHPKVPMDEQRIAAGCAVQNMLNAAFAMGLGAYWRTGALAENPYVCKGLGLSESEAIVGFLYLGQVAGEAKACPELDAQDYFKVWP encoded by the coding sequence ATGATGGATGCGATTACTGCGCTAACTACCCGGGTGTCTGAGGCCCGGCTTACAGAGCCTGCACCCACTGAGGCGCAACTCACCCTGATTCGGCAGGCGGCACTGCGCGCGGCGGATCATGGCAATTTGAGGCCGTGGCGCTTTCTGGAAGTCACAGGTGATGGGCTTAATCGCTTGGGGGCACTCTATGTGGCGGCCAGCCAGCAGGTTGAGGCTGTTTCCGAGCCCCAGGCAAAGCGGCTACAGGGGCTGCCAATGCGCGCGCCCATGGTGATTGTGGCTATTGCGCGCCTTACCGAGCACCCCAAGGTGCCAATGGATGAGCAGCGCATTGCCGCCGGCTGCGCCGTGCAAAACATGCTCAATGCCGCTTTTGCTATGGGTTTGGGCGCCTACTGGCGCACCGGTGCCCTGGCGGAAAACCCCTATGTGTGTAAAGGGCTGGGCCTTAGTGAGAGCGAGGCAATTGTGGGCTTTTTGTACTTAGGCCAAGTAGCAGGAGAGGCAAAAGCCTGCCCGGAGCTGGATGCGCAGGATTATTTTAAAGTTTGGCCTTAA
- a CDS encoding PA2817 family protein, with amino-acid sequence MTQTLTYLQHHQQLLKELTSHADELLAIDPIQDAQLKALHEELTTLASAPVDEAFYALGQRVLVKIVAGWPQLTPSVSRDLFWFFGGDCLQYMPDEEIANYQKLDEARFQAESTGEPFDIAAAKAKIFGLH; translated from the coding sequence ATGACGCAAACACTAACCTACCTTCAGCACCACCAACAGCTGCTGAAAGAACTCACCTCACATGCCGATGAGCTGCTTGCCATAGATCCAATACAAGATGCGCAACTCAAGGCCTTGCATGAGGAACTCACAACACTTGCAAGCGCACCGGTTGATGAAGCATTTTATGCCCTTGGCCAGCGCGTGCTGGTTAAAATCGTTGCCGGCTGGCCACAATTAACACCAAGCGTCTCGCGTGATCTGTTTTGGTTCTTTGGCGGCGACTGCCTACAGTACATGCCCGATGAGGAAATCGCGAATTATCAAAAGCTGGATGAGGCGCGTTTTCAGGCCGAAAGTACCGGCGAGCCCTTCGATATCGCCGCGGCTAAAGCCAAAATATTTGGCCTGCATTAG
- the queF gene encoding NADPH-dependent 7-cyano-7-deazaguanine reductase QueF (Catalyzes the NADPH-dependent reduction of 7-cyano-7-deazaguanine (preQ0) to 7-aminomethyl-7-deazaguanine (preQ1) in queuosine biosynthesis) codes for MSDNPVEKHGPSYLGKTTDYVDQYEPGLLDPIPRSLAREALALDGALPFTGVDRWTGYEVSWLNRKGLPQVAVAEFEFPCTSPNIVESKSFKLYLNSFNQTAFGSVQEVVGRLEEDLSAAAGAPVLVQLMDLRQAVQQGVGHFTGVCLDDQDVSCSAYTPAPELLALAEGGAEVHETLYSDLLKSNCPVTGQPDWASIVVEYAGPAIDRAGLLQYIVSFRNHRDFHEHCVERIFLDISKRLAPRELTVYARYTRRGGLDINPYRTNCEALPEALRLVRQ; via the coding sequence GTGAGCGATAACCCCGTAGAGAAGCATGGCCCCAGCTATTTGGGCAAAACCACTGACTATGTGGATCAATACGAGCCCGGGCTGCTTGACCCAATTCCTCGCAGCCTGGCCCGAGAGGCGCTGGCTCTGGATGGTGCGCTGCCCTTTACCGGCGTGGATCGCTGGACGGGTTACGAGGTGTCCTGGCTCAACCGCAAGGGCTTGCCGCAGGTAGCTGTAGCCGAGTTCGAGTTCCCTTGTACCAGCCCGAACATTGTTGAATCTAAATCTTTCAAGCTGTACTTAAACTCCTTTAATCAAACTGCGTTTGGCAGTGTGCAAGAGGTTGTGGGCAGGCTTGAGGAGGATTTATCGGCGGCAGCCGGTGCCCCCGTGTTGGTTCAGCTTATGGACTTGCGCCAGGCCGTGCAGCAGGGAGTGGGCCATTTCACAGGCGTATGCCTGGATGATCAAGATGTTTCCTGTAGCGCCTATACGCCCGCGCCTGAACTGCTTGCATTGGCCGAGGGTGGGGCGGAAGTACATGAAACCCTTTACTCGGATTTATTAAAATCCAACTGCCCGGTTACCGGCCAGCCCGATTGGGCAAGTATTGTGGTGGAGTACGCAGGCCCCGCCATTGATCGCGCGGGCTTGTTGCAATATATCGTGTCGTTTCGCAATCACCGCGATTTTCACGAGCATTGTGTGGAGCGGATTTTTCTGGATATATCCAAGCGGTTAGCGCCTCGGGAGTTGACGGTTTACGCGCGCTATACCCGTCGGGGTGGGTTGGACATTAATCCATATCGAACCAACTGCGAGGCGCTGCCTGAGGCGCTGAGATTGGTGCGCCAGTAG